Proteins from a single region of Diorhabda sublineata isolate icDioSubl1.1 chromosome 2, icDioSubl1.1, whole genome shotgun sequence:
- the LOC130453259 gene encoding general transcription factor IIE subunit 2, which yields MDPALLRERELFKKKALSTPTVEKKKTESKPEPSKDEKKKSKPTNSTTSAPKLDINTYKTSTGSSQYRFGVLAKIVKHMKTRHQEGETYPLTLEEILDETNQLDVGNKVKQWLQTEALVDNVKIEATPDGKFAFKSLYKLKDRKSLLKLLKQQDLKGLGGILQEDVQESLPHSEKALKILQNQNEVIFITRPMDKRKVLFYNDRTASLPIDEEFQKLWRSVAVDAMDDAKIEEYLDKQGIRSMQDHGPKKPVAPKRKKPGTKKKVFKKPRDNEHLADVLETYENDTLTQKNTV from the exons ATGGATCCAGCATTATTAAGAGAACGAGAATTGTTTAAGAAAAAAGCACTAAGTACCCCCAC tgtagaaaagaaaaagactGAATCAAAACCCGAACCTTCAAaagatgaaaagaaaaaatctaaaccaaCAAACAGCACAACCAGCGCCCCTAAACTCGATATTAATAC aTATAAAACCTCTACAGGAAGCTCACAATATCGCTTTGGAGTTTTAGCAAAAATTGTGAAACATATGAAAACAAGGCATCAAGAAGGGGAAACTTATCCTTTAActttagaagaaattttagatgAAACTAATCAACTTGATGTCGGAAATAAAGTTAAACAG TGGTTACAAACTGAAGCTCTCGTTGACAATGTTAAAATAGAAGCAACACCCGATGGTAAATTTGCGTTTAAATCATTATATAAGTTGAAAGatagaaaaagtttattaaaattattgaagcAACAAGATCTGAAAGGTCTGGGGGGTATATTACAAGAAGATGTCCAAGAATCGTTACCGCATAGCGAGAAAGCATTAAAG atATTGCAAAACCAAAACGAAGTAATTTTCATTACTAGACCAATGGACAAaagaaaagttttgttttataatgatAGAACTGCATCACTTCCTATTGACGAAGAGTTTCAGAAGTTATGGAGATCCGTCGCAGTTGATGCTATGGATGATGctaaaattgaagaatatttaGATAAACAAG GTATTCGTTCAATGCAAGATCATGGACCCAAAAAACCGGTAGCACCTAAAAGGAAGAAACCTGGTACAAAGAAGAAAGTATTCAAGAAACCACGTGATAACGAACATTTAGCTGATGTTTTggaaacttatgaaaatgatacattaacacaaaaaaatacagtttag
- the LOC130453260 gene encoding uncharacterized protein LOC130453260: protein MASASSTSARSLFADSKMRLADRVQVNVNNISSLARQITRGSKSTEILMHSSRNFAVAEQAMENSENNLKKLQALCTHANYQYDSIKKSTRQLEEVKEQVCAMQR, encoded by the exons ATGGCGTCAGCCAGTAGTACTAGTGCTAGATCATTATTTGCTGATTCGAAAATGCGACTTGCTGATCGGGTACAAGTAAACGTGAACAATATATCTTCCTTGGCCAGACAGATAACTAGAGGGTCTAAAAGTACAGAG ATTCTTATGCATTCATCTCGAAATTTTGCCGTAGCAGAACAAGCGATggaaaatagtgaaaacaatCTTAAAAAACTTCAAGCTCTTTGCACACATGCAAATTATCAATatgattctataaaaaaatcgactcgTCAACTGGAAGAAGTGAAGGAGCAAGTATGTGCAATGCAGAGATAA
- the LOC130453030 gene encoding malonate--CoA ligase ACSF3, mitochondrial: MSLLKSHIRNSVLKISKRFQQVQANVNVASTLPNGPIFRNCTHFPDRIAVRDRIASYTYANIFISANELSKEITKLCNGRTGERVMFMCSNDVNYVITLYAIWISGQIAVPLSPLHPKNILLYYANDSNSKLLISAPEYSDIMQRVSVNTNSNLHVLDEKMKLDCAQKTIYNRSDLDGGLPNRFYDSNNALILYTSGTTGSPKGVVISHKNIQYQVTTLIDAWKWSQNDVILHTLPLHHVHGIVNALLCPLHIGAKAIMLKKFNANTVWSYLLGINAKPEDRKISVYMAVPTIYFKLVEEFQRVFKEDPKMVEYIKNTLKTKMRLMISGSAPMPNSLHEKWLQISGHSLLQRYGMTECGMVLSQLYDSERRPGYVGLPLPGVSARIVEKNEESGELNTILECANVDGDIKFTKKFYKSDNHRGELLVKGDGIFKEYFNRPEATRKEFASDGWFKTGDICEYSSEAREFKILGRKSVDIIKSGGYKISALEIEAKLLLHPDISECIVVGIDDEKWGQKIAAVVVLDEEKEFNLEELRDWAQDKMPPYWIPSIIKIVPKIPKNAMGKVNKKEIIKAWN; encoded by the exons atgtcTCTATTAAAGAGTCATATAAGAAATTCAgtcttaaaaatttcaaaaagatttcAACAAGTTCAAGCGAACGTGAATGTGGCTTCTACTCTTCCCAATGGACCAATATTTAGAAATTGTACACATTTTCCTGATAGAATAGCCGTAAGAGATCGAATTGCAAGTTATACATatgctaatatttttataagtgCTAACGAGCTTTCAAAAGAAATCACAAAACTTTGCAATGGTCGTACTGGGGAAAGAGTCATGTTTATGTGCTCTAATGATGTAAATTATGTTATAACGCTTTATGCCATTTGGATCTCAGGACAAATCG CTGTTCCTCTAAGTCCTTTACACCCGAAGAATATTCTTTTGTATTATGCCAATGATTCTAATTCTAAACTATTAATATCAGCACCTGAATATTCCGATATAATGCAGAGGGTATCAGTCAATACAAATAGTAATTTACATGTATTGGACGAAAAAATGAAACTTGATTGTGCTCAGAAAACAATTTATAACCGCAGTGATCTGGATGGGGGTTTACCAAATCGTTTTTACGATTCTAATAATGCTCTTATTTTGTATACTAGTGGAACTACTGGTTCACCTAAAG gTGTGGtcatttcacataaaaatattcagtatCAAGTGACGACTCTTATTGATGCATGGAAGTGGTCACAAAATGATGTAATCCTTCATACTCTTCCTCTTCATCACGTTCACGGAATTGTCAACGCACTTTTGTGTCCACTTCATATAGGAGCCAAGGctataatgttgaaaaaattcaatgccAACACTGTTTGGTCATACTTACTGGGTATAAATGCCAAACCAGAAGATAGAAAAATATCCGTTTATATGGCTGTACCAACGATTTATTTTAAACTCGTTGAAGAATTTCAGAGGGTATTCAAAGAAGATCCTAAAATGgtggaatatataaaaaatacattgaaaactAAAATGAGGCTCATGATTAGTGGTTCGGCACCAATGCCTAATTCCTTACATGAAAAATGGTTACAAATATCTGGACATTCTCTATTACAAAG ATATGGAATGACTGAATGTGGAATGGTATTATCACAACTTTATGATTCGGAAAGAAGACCTGGTTATGTAGGTTTGCCACTGCCAGGTGTATCCGCTagaatagtagaaaaaaatgaagagagTGGAGAACTGAATACCATTCTAGAATGTGCCAATGTAGATGGTGACATTAAATTtacaaagaaattttacaaaagtGATAATCATCGAG GTGAGCTCTTGGTGAAAGGAGACGGTATTTTCAAAGAGTACTTCAACAGACCGGAAGCAACCCGAAAAGAATTTGCTAGTGACGGATGGTTTAAGACTGGTGATATTtgtgaatattcttcagaaGCTAGAGAATTCAAAATTCTTGGTAGAAAATCCGTAGATATAATAAAATCGGGCGGATATAAAATAAGCGCCTTAGAAATAGAAGCAAAACTTTTACTTCATCCAGACATATCAGAGTGCATTGTTGTCGGTATCGACGATGAAAAATGGGGTCAAAAAATAGCAGCGGTTGTGGTTTTAGATGAAGAAAAGgaatttaatttagaagaacTGAGAGACTGGGCTCAAGATAAGATGCCTCCTTATTGGATACCGAGTATCATTAAAATTGTACCTAAAATACCTAAAAATGCTATGGGTAAAGTGAACAAAAAAGAGATAATAAAAGCTTGGAATTAA